CTTTCTCATCCTGGACTTGGGACCAGGCTATGGTGAAGATGGTGAAGTGTAAGGACTAAATGATTGATTTTAAGGTTCATGCAAGTAAGTGGAAgaacaataaaactgttatgTGTTCTTagaataaaaaacatttatatcaaTAAATGCTTTCTACCAGTAGACATGGGGAGGCTTTGTAGCCTGGTGGTGAGGGCACTGAACTGTGTACAGTGACCTTCTGTCACTTCTTTTTTGAGGCCATCTTGGCCTTGTGGCTCAAAAAAACCCTCTTGTGCATTAAGCATCTGCTAAGCACAAATGGTTGATTTATGAGAGGAGGTAGAGGTAGCAGAAGAGGTGTGGGCTCTACCATCAGTATGCCTTCACTGTCCCTGTAGCCACTAGGCTATGGGTCTACTTTTTTTGGTGCTGCCAATAAGGAGAGAACAATATTGTTGCTAAGATATGTGTGGCTGGAAATAAAGAGCTGTTAATAGTAGGTGGTCATGATGAGTAGCAGACATAATATACCTTGATATCTGCTAGAATAATGAACCTAATGAACAtgtattaaaatttcaaaaaaacaaaccattcaCAATTAGTAATAAGCttctaaaatataattaagctATATCAGGCTTGAACATGCAACCACTTTTGATTTATACCTTTACAGCTATAGCTGTAGTTATAGCATCAAAAAACATTATGAGATAATTCTTTATCTTTAACTGCAGGTTGTGTATGCAGCGGCTAAGTTCCCTAGGGAAAGATGGACGCCTCCTATGTAACTTCTTAGTACAGGCATTGTGGAATGACATGGAGGCTCGCAGCAAACTTCTGGGAGTGTGTATAATGtgatatatataataaatatgtattgatatatatatatgatgtaaTGCATGTGTGATATGATATGACATATATGTATGATgtcatgtatatgtgtatgatgTGATATACATGTTTTGGCAGAGCTGacacttttcatattttcatatttttaactgtatgAAGTAATATCTGTATTAATAAGGCTGACACATACCATGCACTCCACATCCTTggcctttattttaaaaaaagagatctGTGATCCATTCTCATCCCTGTTTCACTTAGAACTAAGATATTAGAGCACACATAAAGATAAATGTAGAAAACTCTTCTTGTGTTTCATTTGGTACTTTGCAATAATCTTCAAATGCTGATACAGAACAGGGAAATAGTCTAGTGGTTAAAGCAATAGTGTCAAGACCTGAAGGTACACACCAGCCAGTTTGATTCCAGTATGATGCAGCCAGTTGTGGAATGAGTTCCTTTATGCCctcagtggcgcaacggttagacTTGGCAGCCCAGAGTTCattcgggcacgctgttctttctctgcacgtattgccgtaatatagcctcatgGCCGGCGCCCTCAGTGGAGCTGCAACTACACCTGACTCTTTAGAGCAGGGGTGCCCAACCaatggcccgcgggccacatcgaccctgctcattttaaccagacacaacataccCTGATATAGaatataaacgtttacaaaggGTTTTCTACCTTttgcaaatgtttataaaagtttaaatgctatctgggtagtttcatttttaaagtcatgttTCTGACAAAAGTGCCATGGTTGGTTGggttatttagtaggaaagtgcttcaattTTGCACTatggagaggggaggggagggaaacGAGTACCCAGAGGAAACCCCCGCCATGTCCAATGCCGCCCTCGAGCAAGTGCTGTAGAGGATGGAGAAAACTAAGGCTGTAAGTGAGAGGAGATGGGCCACCCTTTTTCTAGTGACCAATAGGTTAGAGAACTATGTTTTAACATATATGAAACTGTTGTTGAACTTGCTTTGCTTACTAACCTGACTGTAATAGCAAACAATTTGAATCATTGTCATAGTTGCTGAAACAGCTGAAACAAAGGGGCTTAACTTTCTTCATCACTTTTGTGCAGAATGCCATATCTCTTACAAGCCGCTCAGATGGGATCCAAGAACTGGCAGGTGTTTTCAAGGCATCTCTTTTTGCATATGATGAGGTTAGCATTGTTTTCAactgttctttttcaagaaTGTTATATGCAGTGATGCACAATAGTTCCCAACAGCAGGATCTTTTGTAAAGGTAACACTTCTAAAAGCATGAGTATATTTATTGAATGTCAGGCTGAAAaaccattttactttttaattaaagggtttgagcttttatttattttttttaagttacagcagtaagtaaagaaatgtttttttacacTGTCTGTCCTTTCTTTTGGGTCAAATTTAATACGATGTAAGAGTAGTGATTCTTCAAAAAATATTACCTGGATGTGTAGAACATTGGTGATAatgttttcatcttgttttttctcatttgGTGGAGGggtaatttaatatttaaccaaagacaaatgaaaggaACAGTCTACTAATGTAGGTATGTTGGTTTCCCGACATTGTATTGTTATATGTATATTCTGGTGCTTTTTGCTGGAGTATAGGGCAtgacttcataaaaaaaatagggAAAGTTATGAGTGTAGTTGTTTGCAGGGCTTGCTGGGGGATGACAAGGAACTGGCAGCAGCTGTCTGGCGAATTCTCTTTGAAATGCGTAAAGATATAGACCCTCAGAAGCTTGAGCTTGTTGTACATTACATAAGGAAACAGGTGACTACTCACTTCTTCATTAACATTTGGAGGTGTTTGTAGATTATGCTGGTAGATACTAGTAATAGCTGGTAAGATACAATTATATAAGTAGcctcaaataaattttaaggaGATAGCATACAATCATATAATCATACAAACGCATAACACTGCGTAACATAACTAAATACCTTTGAAATCAGAAAGTTATCTTAATGACTTGtagtgacaaagacaaagaaatatgcAGAAAGCTTGGATGTCAAAAGAAATTTATGGATGTACACGGCATCCTGAtatgatttttgtgattttttttcctccctttgaTGGCGGAGCTTGCGaatttaattctttaatttgattttttttttttttttggaaaggtgGCTCATCTTGACAGCCAGGATGAGAAAACTATCTTGGGAAAAGGATTTGTGACATTTCTGCCACTGCATGGTGAGAAGCTGGATGAAAGTACGGTTCTGAGACAAACCATGAATCttttagggaaaaatgtttgaatttgtGATATTTTCAGGACTAGACTTTATAGAACGTATAAATGTTTGTgggaaaaagtttttattaaagACTTTTTACATTGAGAtcattttggttttatttaccTCTCTGGTTTTTATTGTGCTTCACAAGGTTTCTTGTAATTTGGTCCTTTAAAAGACCTAATGCAGGAACATATTCCACTTTAATGACTTTATTTGCAACACTTATTAACACCTCAATTTCAAAATCACAAGAAAAGGATTTTCaagaattttataaaagtgtCATTGACTACCCTGCTACAAAGTAGCTGCGGCAAAAGTATAGAGACTGACATCCGTTTGGGTGAACAGCCAGTCACAAATGTATTTCGGTACGTGTAGAAGGTACAGAAAATGCCAGCATATATAAATTCATAGAATGTGCTTGCATGCTTATATATAAAGCGCCTTTAGTCTGACTAATGCTGGAAAAAGGTGCTAtgcaaatgtgctatttattatgCCATTTGAGAGAACTCCGCAGCTTCAACGACAGCTCTGGGGGGCACCTTAGACTGTTTACAtgagcatcctctcatttaacatcgccgcctggtcaaagacaaggcagggctggccagagtcatccactagacaaataaaatttctggtacatcacagctgccactttctgatttgtaccttcatgcagtcagaaagatagCATGTAACATCACTCCATCCCAAATTTCAGATGTTGCCCTCGGGCAGGCACTACACAGTGCCTCGTACGCGAAAAACGTCATCACCATcctaaaataaaagcacaagGACTTGTAGAGATACcatattacctggcatcctccttagaaagtttacatgcatgtgtgagaaggtgtaagtgtgcgtgtgtgttgaatgtctcgTATGGATATGTGTGGCTGCCCATTATGTAGcgtataattatgtatatacttatgtttgtatatgtggtttggtttgtgagcaaaagaaaaatttctgtcttggacttcctcggacagacaataaagtttgatttgattctTCATACACCAAGATGTTTTctgagctctgtgtgtgtgtgtaccacCTACCGATCGATTAGTTAAATCCCTTGTGGTAATCGGATGACAGTCACGTTCAGCCCCGGAGATGACCCCAAGTGACActcatggaagaagatagaggAGGCGTGgtaaagagatggagagaaggaagtggaatgagagagaaagtgaagcagaaatataaagaaacacaaagtacTCCAGCCATTGGAAGTTGTCCAAAAGACAAGCCAAAACtgcaaaatattcttcaaaCACGTTTATTGCTTGATAATGCAAGAAATGCACACGTTTGACAAATTTGTCTAGTGGAATTGATATAGGAGTTGTGGCATGACACTCAAATGCGGCGCTGCATATAACTCGCTGCGCCATGTTGGCTGAAAAACAGTGGGACTAACGGGGGGATCGGGAAGACACGGGCAAGtgctgaggtcaaaggttaagaGGGGAGAAATTATGTGATACCCACCTTAgagatgaacagaaagaaagctGTCTTTTCAACTTTAAGGTGAGCATCCCTTTACACGAACCACTCAGAGGTAGCAGAATTATTTCCATGGTACCTTGGGCGATAATCTATTCAATTAACAACTTAttcatttaataaattaaaagcaACTGTGCCGCAGTAATACACACCTTCCTTGCCTTGTGAATCACATCAAGGGCCTTGACAAACACTAAGAGTAAATGTTCACTTAATGCTCATGGTGCCCGCGCGAAGCTAATTCTATCTCCTTccctgtctctgtttctctggactctctcctctctctctctcacgctcacccgtctgtaataataatatccATATTTATACCTTTTGTACGAATGACATAAATTGCATACTGCCTCTCGTCAACGTGTTACTATATGTGGGAGCGACACGCTGTTTTTAAATGTGCAGTCGAAACGCACCACGGGAAACTGGCCAACTGGTGTATGTCGTGGTGTCGGTGTTTACTCTGACACCTCCATCATCTATAGCTTTTGGTACTTGCCGAGACTATAGTAATAATTTGTCTTTGGTGTGAaatacaaatgaataaaatcagaagaacacaattttttttatagtgtgTCCTTAGTGTTTTAATGTTGTCGAGAAGATTTAGAAGTATGTTCAAGATGTCTGTACTACAATGTAGGAGCAAGTAGCTAACGCAAGGATAGTAACAGGACTAAGTGCATTTGCCACCAATGTTTGCACTTGTTTCTATGTCAGATTATGTGTTAATAAATACTGATCTAGTTGTGCTATACAGACTAgagctaaatggaaaaaatgccTATTTCTCCCCTGCAGCCCCCGATCTAGAGGAAGTGTGTGGTTCCGAGGCGAGATGTGAACTTAACCCAAGGTCCTTACTTTCTTGGTGACAAGGACTCGACCAGTCTGCAGAAACTATCTCGTCATCGtgttaaaatactgaaaaatctCATGGAAACTGTCCAAACATCTTCATTGATTCTGAAGCTTCATCGTGTACACGAATGAAAATGATTTCTACAGTAAAGCCTTCTACTTGTGTACACACCATGCGGTACTCAATGCGCCGTCAGCACTGAAGTGGACAGGAAGTGATGCCTGCCCTGAATATGCAACAGTAACTAGATAGCAGTGTTAATGACCAAGTCTGGATAGCACAGAAAATATATGGGATATTGGGAAGATTTGACATTTATTGTTGCCTGAAACATTCCTTAAGGCTCAGCGTCAACAACCACTCACAAATACTATCCGCTGTTACAAGACAACGTGCGCTGAACGGGATTCTGTGCATCGACGAAACGGTTTCTTGAGCATAGCTTGGTAATCACACTTTAAATTATCTCTTCACTGTTAGCCCTAATTCTGAATAGCAAGGTACATATACTAAGGTCATGACGGTCACTTAAGTGCGTGCACCAAACGTTTAGAAAGAAATACAGGTGAGCAAACTGGAGCAAAAAGGCATCATCCAATCGTCATTTTATATTCTTGTCttctgtgatatatatatatatttgtaggtTTTTTGAGGGAACGATAGTCtctaaatttttgtaaatgtcttCTTATCGGAACTTCCTTTATAGGCCCAAGTGAATTTTGcacaaaagttttttgtttttgattaacACGTCTGACAGAAATTACAAAgtctaacaaaaataattctcttaaacaaaaatatttttaaacataaaagatgtttgttAGCCTGAGAGAACTTTAACGAGTAGACATCTGCTGACAAATTAGCgagcaataataacaagaaaGGTGTGTAAGAAATAGAAGTCTGAAATGTCTAGAACGAATGGAGAGTTGCGTAACGGATAGACTGTTCTATAATAAATAATcatatcaaaaatgttttaaaaaatttaaaggaaactaaaacaaaaaaatagaagtCTGAAACAAACATGAGTCCAAAGAGAACAGACTGTTGTGTAATGCACACAGAAGTGTGAGTATATAACCCTTGTATCCAAGTCTACTTAAGTTCTTCCGGACAAGAATACATGAATGAGGTGGGGGTTGATAGTAGGAATGGAAAGACACCCATGCAAGGGGTTTGAGAAACACGGCAAAATCAAACTGACAACTGACGAGTTCAAATGCCATGGCAGTGATGTGGAGCATTGCCAGCCACAGGTTCAGATCCACTAATGTGTTCGTAGGTCCTCTGTACTCCGGGCTGATAGCAATGTGTCCGCACCAACATTTCGAGCCATTCGTTACAGCAGGACATTAGCCTGGTCTCTCTAGCCAGAGGGTAGGTCAGAAAATGGATGAAATCGTTTCCTCTCTAACGATTTTCAGTCGTGACACCACAAACTGTTTCACAATCTGCGGGTTTTTCAAACTTGTCCTGCACACGTGACAGGCAAGGACAGTCCCGAGCCATGTTGTCTGAGTCGATGCTCTGTCAAACAGCAGTTTCGCTGAACTGCCAGACCTGAGCAGGTACGAGGACATCGCTGTGCACCAGAGGAGGACGTGTGGCGCGGTCTGCCGACTGGGAGCGCCAtcttatgtcacgtgactcgtgtCTCTCGTCTGGACGTCTGCTGTCTCTTCCTCGAGCAATCTGCCGATAGTAAAAAGAAGTCCACTAtaatactttcttttctttattttacccTCCAGTACACCTTGTGAAGGTCTGTGCTGTTCTTTGACTACTAACGTTCGTTAACGCCAGCAAGAACTGATCGCTAGCAAAACATCATAGCACAAAATGATACGAAATCATGTGTACAAGAAGACCTTCTCGAGACCCCCAgcttcctttttcctttctaCGTTAAAACTGTTCATTCGACAAATCACAGGTTAACCCTAACAAGTTGGATCGCATTCCGTGGTGTTCACCATACTCTCACATACCGATTATCAAATCTTCGATGATGCTAAAAGAAAGCATTATCAGTCTCACCTCTGTCGGAGAGAAACTTCTATTTGATTGGAAATTAAGCTGTCCCTCATGAAGGGTAGGATTTTCTGATCCAGGACTTCTTTGAGAAGACGTGTCGGCTGTTGCTGTCGCTGGTAGATTTGAGGAGTTCGTTGAAGAAGCGACTACAGTGGAAGGTCGAAGGGGAATGTCAGGTACAGAGGTCTGGATgaagagaggggagggagggcGTGCTTGAAGGGGGTCGCTTTCTTTCCCGGTTTTGCTAAAAGAGTATATGAACAAAGGTAAAcatgtcaaacaaacaaaactgcaggaACTGCTCCTTCCTGCTGTCTAACCCTTACATTTTCATAAAGTCTATGTAAATCCGTGCGTTTGTGCTTGAAAAATGAAGGAACGAAACcggaaaatgttttttattatttgtagattTGTAATAGGAGACTGCGAATGCTACCTTATCAGTTTAAATGGCAGAGAGAAGTGGTGTCGGTGGTTGCGTTCGCTAACCCTTTTCCCAGTGCACTGATGTTATATCGCTATTGTCCTTGTGCCAAATGCATTACCGTGAGTCATTCATGTCTCTCATGTCAAAGCTGagcaatgaaagaaagttttgtgtGCTGTCTTATGCTTGTTTGTGTCCATGTGAACGGACTTCATCCCCTAATATCAATCAAAAGCAACTGTCTACGCCCATATGTACGGACTTCACACATTTCCTTCTCCCATATCAGTCTAAACATCTTTTCAAAGATTTCTTGCAAACGTTTTGCTGCACTGTGTTGTCATAATGTAGTCCATGTGTTGTCCATAGTGTGAGAAGCAAAATGAGTAATCTCTGTATCCCAACCACATAATTCTCCCTATGGGCTGGCATTATTAACAATCAGTTTATTAATCTAATAAGTTATTATAATatgtaaattattataaaaatgaaacaagtacacataaaaaaataaatacatggaATTTTAGAAAGATAACATAAGTGGGAGTCTTTGCTTGGGGTAGATATAATATACAAGTTTGTTAGACAGGTGTCTGTGGTTGGAAGCAAATGCTATTTTACATAAGAAGATACGAAGCCATAGGAAGATAATGATTTCCTCTAGTCCAGGAACAGACACGCCTTCCATTTAACCAGCCTGATGCAGTTTTGGCTTCTGCACCAACATTTAGGCTCTGTAAGTCTCTCGTGGTGTCAGTCATACTACACTGCGTGCAGATGTTAGAACACAAACATGAGTCGGTGTCAACAGAGGGCTGCTGGCTGTAACACCGAGAACTAAGTTACAAAGGGAAGGGTGTAGTGGAAGGGAATCTTACCTGCGTATTACAGGTGTCAGTTTAGCTTTTACAGACGTCAACATGTCTGAAGGAGAAAAGGCTGCAGGGACAGCAGGAGGTCCCAAGGCTTGCATTCCTGCACGCGCAATGCACGTGCCAACAGTAGAGTCGAGGCTGTTGGATTTATTAAAACGTCTCCTTCTGTCCTTAACACTAATTTCTTGTCCTGCATGGAAGGGAACTCCCACATCTGCCAAAACTTTGGGTGACTGAGGCAGTGGTAAGTCCGTTGCTGGCAGCTGGGACTTCAAGTGACTGGTGTCGGTGGGCGTGGCCACCACCTGATGGTGAATCTTCTCGTCCCACGATGTCGACGTGCGCATGAAGGACGGCGCTGCGACAAGTCTATCATGCGGGACAGCAGACTCTCGTGCTCCTCCTCTGCCACCCGTCTGACCTCACTCGGGTCAACTGTGGTATTACCTCCCTCCCTATGACCGCTACCCACGCGCCCTCGCTCTGGCCAAGAGAGATAACCCATCTGGCCATGGGGTTGTTCTTCAAAGAATCGCTTACGAGCAGATCTGGGTGACCAGCCGCCACTACCGTGAATGTTTTTGGCGACACCGGCACACGAAGATTCGTCGTCGCTTGTAGGAAGCTGAATGGTTGGATATGGGTGCGTAGGCGTGGTGCTAGCGGAAAGACTTTTCTTGTGTGACGTTACGGCAGTTGTACTTGACCAGAGTTGAGGAGAGTCTACAGACAGGCTTTTGGTCAGAGTATGCGGGCGTGTAGCCCTAGGAAAGGTCTGTGCTGAAGCATGTGATCCATCCTTGCGGCTAGTGGTCGTGACACTTCCAACTGTAGAGAAGCTTTTTTCTGGCGTCGGCAAAACCCGATTAGTCGAAACGCCCCGCTCCTTTCCTTCCAAAGAGTTCAGGAGTTCTGAAGACGCTTTTCGAGATGAAGAGGAAAGAGAAGCCGGAGACAGGTCTGTAACTTTCGGAGATGTCTGGACGGCGAAACATCGGACGAACGCTGGTGGCCCACTTCCGGTGTTGTTGAGCGCAACGCTTGAGAGCTGCTTGGCCACAAGCGTAGGAAGAAGACTGAACACGTTGTGATGACGTAGTCAAGGGCGAAATAGTCGCAGGCAGTGAAATGTCCCCGGCGATCTCACTTGGCGAGGCAGCGTGTTGTGGCTGGCTCGACTCTCGGCTCTTCGCCATAGAAGTTGTGACATCTTGTACAGAAGATGCGTCATCGCCCTCGTGACAGATGACTGTGACGTCTCGCAGAAGTTCGAGCTCTGAATTCGTCAGGTTCCTTGGACAAGAATTATTAAAAagattgaaattcaaataaactAGTAGAAAAGTCAGAATAAAGGAAAGCATTTTCTCCAACGTTAACCAAAAGAGATGCCAACGCTAGTTTACTTATTTAAGGTCGACTTGGTGATCTCTAAGACATGGGATAGGGCACTCACACCTATACTCTGACTCTGAAAACAGCTTCTTAAAGTCTATTATTAATCGGAAAACCTGAAGCGACAAACTGGTCAATTtattggcaaacaagtttggaCTTAGCTCAACATGTTGGCCCAAGTTAAAATATCCTGAGCGTTTGCCCCAAACCCGTTGGTTTTCTGTAAATTCACAAATAACTTTACCAACATCTCTCAAGCATTTGACGACTTTTGCTGTGATGAAAAGGTTTATCTGTGTTCACTATTGTCACGGGTTGTCTGCTGCTGAAGACATTTGAAAAGATGTAAGACTTTGCTGACTCTACACCCACCTTCCAACTACTCCGTTCTCTTGGTTTCCATGCTTAGCGAGCTGGTCTGCGGCAGCACAGATCTGAATGAAGGTCTGCAATAAAAAGCAGCATTAGTTGAAGGTGATAACTGTTGGTTTTTACCTAGTTACATCCTTCTCAAGTCCTGGACATACATTTCCAATTTACTTACACGCaggcatacacatacacactcccctgcacgcacgtacgcacgcactTCTATCAAGTGGCATAACATCATTCAAGAGTACTGACGGCCAAAGAGAGAGGCGGCGAGAGTAGTTTGGGTGGTCTAGAAAGACATGAACATTTAGTCCAGAAAACAGCAACGGAAGCGAGAAGATAAGTAAAtgagacaaacagacaagcaaGTACACAGAAAACTAAGGTTGGGGGAGCTAAAATATTGCCGTGATATCCAGGATAGACTTGCCTCTTTGACATACTTCAGCATATCCTGAAACACAAGAACACAAGAACCACTTGCGATAAACTCAACTTCAACCTTCAACGctacttatatatatacacacagtgtCAGACAGATAAATAGAAGGAAACCGAGAGTGACTAAATAAGTTAACATGCACTTTGCAGACTCGAAAATCAAAGCAATGGAAAGTATATTCATCTTATGAAGAAAGGGAGAGCAGCTGACTGAAAACTTATTGCTCTGACTTCCCAACAATCTACTTGGAAACCTTTGATAATATCGTGGGCATAGATGCCCCATGACTTGTTAATGTCCCACGTGCTTACCTGGTCAAAGTCACGAGTCGCCCTGCTGCTGCTTGCTTTCTCGTCTGAAGAGGTTGACTGCTCTTCAGTGCCTTGTGACATCAGTAGACCACCAAGCTCACGAAGGCGAGCGAACTGCGACAGAGTCGTGGTGAGGTTACATCCTGCTAACCCGGGAGTGATGTAACTTTTACAGTCATTTATAAAGAGCTttgaacataaacataaacaaagtaaGCTTGATGGTGAAACAAACATACCGTTGTTCTTTTACAAACCTGACACATACTAACATCATAGAGATGAAACAGTATCAGAAAATACATGCCGAGAGCAGGAAATTATCCTCGAGGATAAACAGTAAAAGGCAGGAGACAGGCAAAAGCTGACAGTATATTCTACGGTTTCTGTGCTTGCTGAGATAAGCTGCAGACAGTTGATTTGCACACATGAATAATGAGAAGAGAGGCCAACAGCAGAGAATGTAATCTACTCACAACGCCACACAATGAGTTCTGAGTAAA
This window of the Pomacea canaliculata isolate SZHN2017 linkage group LG4, ASM307304v1, whole genome shotgun sequence genome carries:
- the LOC112561457 gene encoding ubiquinol-cytochrome-c reductase complex assembly factor 1-like; amino-acid sequence: MSSNLVQKLIRIFPVAGNAVASSRQIQVPHLLKVVSCSHCIHGIRWSSNCLRVRAQYSTVASGSGTASEKKGSLWQKIKWDLGFISGLKYSKSLLNASSFRMYICCSEMIHHNQFFLELDLPDTFTSWFLVTDLHVWLCMQRLSSLGKDGRLLCNFLVQALWNDMEARSKLLGNAISLTSRSDGIQELAGVFKASLFAYDEGLLGDDKELAAAVWRILFEMRKDIDPQKLELVVHYIRKQVAHLDSQDEKTILGKGFVTFLPLHGEKLDESTVLRQTMNLLGKNV